In Arachis stenosperma cultivar V10309 chromosome 1, arast.V10309.gnm1.PFL2, whole genome shotgun sequence, one DNA window encodes the following:
- the LOC130937208 gene encoding two-component response regulator-like APRR1: protein MEREELNLNRESNNNGVGGNNSKSGGDGFIDRSKVRILLCDNDSKSSEEVFTLLIRCSYQVVSVKSARQVIDALNAERQYIDIILAEVDLPIKKGMKMLKYIARDKELRRIPVIMMSAQDEVSIVVKCLKLGAADYLVKPLRTNELLNLWTHMWRRRRMLGLVENNILNYDFDLVVSDPSDANTNSTTLFSDDTDDKSKRSSNPEAGISIQQQEATVAMDIVVEEHPNSLVSPDVPGISDRRTGAQGQHQSYNNITEGYFSSAPKKSELRIGESSAFFTYVKATTTIRSNIEEIVHLDKNATKQVRMEDMDQACAQEKGNLQRHENGETLESHSQEDLPSSNSIPDSFSIERSCTPPASMEVSQQKHHKEVHRQGVLHPRNGCHGSEPDASSMNAHHAYPYYMSGVVNHVMMPSSAQLYQKNMQELQNHTSSSMIAQYNHLPHCSPHANGMTSFPYYPMGICLQPGQIPANHSWQQLGGSSSSEVKLSNVDRREAALMKFRQKRKERCFDKKIRYVNRKRLAERRPRVRGQFVRKLNGVNVDLNGHPASTDYDDEDDDEEEEDNHVANDSSPEDA, encoded by the exons ATGGAGAGGGAGGAGCTGAATTTGAACAGAGAGAGTAATAACAACGGTGTTGGAGGTAATAACAGTAAGAGTGGCGGTGATGGCTTCATTGACAGAAGCAAAGTTAGGATTTTGTTGTGTGATAACGATTCCAAGAGTTCCGAAGAGGTTTTTACTCTTCTAATTCGATGCTCTTATCAAG TTGTTTCTGTAAAGTCAGCAAGGCAAGTAATTGACGCACTGAATGCAGAGCGACAATATATAGACATCATACTAGCTGAAGTCGACCTTCCAATAAAAAAGGGCATGAAGATGCTTAAGTACATAGCACGCGACAAAGAATTGCGCCGAATTCCTGTTATAA TGATGTCTGCACAAGATGAGGTATCCATTGTTGTTAAGTGCTTGAAACTTGGAGCAGCAGACTATCTAGTTAAGCCTTTACGCACTAATGAACTATTAAATTTGTGGACGCACATGTGGAGAAGGAGACGCATG CTTGGACTTGTAGAGAACAACATCTTGAATTATGACTTCGACCTGGTAGTGTCTGACCCGAGCGATGCAAATACAAACAGTACCACGTTATTTTCTGATGACACAGATGATAAGTCTAAAAGAAGCAGTAATCCAGAGGCAGGAATATCTATCCAACAACAAGAG GCTACTGTTGCCATGGATATTGTTGTTGAGGAGCATCCTAATTCTTTGGTGTCGCCTGATGTGCCTGGAATTAGTGATCGCCGAACAG GTGCTCAGGGGCAGCATCAATCATACAACAATATTACTGAGG GTTATTTTTCATCTGCTCCAAAGAAGAGTGAACTAAGGATAGGAGAATCATCAGCCTTCTTCACTTATgtcaaagcaacaacaacaataaggAGCAACATTGAAGAGATTGTTCATCTTGACAAGAATGCTACTAAACAAGTGAGAATGGAAGACATGGATCAAGCATGTGCTCAAGAGAAGGGTAACCTTCAAAGACATGAGAATGGAGAGACACTTGAAAGCCATTCACAAGAGGACTTACCCAGCAGCAATAGTATACCTGATTCTTTTTCTATTGAGAGATCTTGCACTCCTCCTGCATCAATGGAAGTTTCACAGCAAAAGCATCACAAGGAAGTGCATCGTCAGGGTGTGTTGCATCCAAGAAATGGATGCCATGGTTCCGAGCCTGATGCATCTAGCATGAATGCTCACCATGCTTATCCATATTATATGTCAGGAGTTGTTAATCATGTTATGATGCCATCATCAGCACAACTGTATCAAAAGAATATGCAGGAGCTACAGAATCATACTAGTTCGTCTATGATTGCACAATACAATCATCTTCCCCACTGCTCTCCTCATGCAAACGGGATGACGTCCTTTCCATATTATCCAATGGGTATATGCTTACAGCCTGGTCAGATTCCTGCGAATCATTCATGGCAACAATTAGGAGGTTCGAGTTCATCAGAGGTGAAATTAAGCAATGTTGATAGAAGAGAAGCGGCGTTGATGAAGTTTAGACAGAAAAGGAAAGAACGTTGTTTTGATAAGAAAATTAGGTATGTCAATAGGAAACGACTGGCTGAAAGGCGGCCCCGTGTTAGGGGACAATTTGTCAGAAAGTTGAATGGTGTCAATGTGGATCTCAATGGACACCCTGCCTCCACTGATTATGATGACGAAGATGACGATGAGGAGGAAGAAGACAACCACGTAGCAAATGATTCCTCTCCTGAGGATGCATGA